The proteins below come from a single Deinococcus ruber genomic window:
- a CDS encoding metallophosphoesterase has translation MTIKFPAFPAPICAPDLHGHPEFLQMVLDRFRARPILLLGDYVDRGPDVPGLLKMLKPLVESGRVTALLGNHDDFFIRILLDGLIVTGWDKSYLNATLTQYSSHAAAVEDALWMRDHLMQWHVWQHVYLSHAAPHKAWNPDKEMPEHLWGRPGDPRSPLPDGCTFAVHGHTPTPHLREDHQPLPVLLDQDDGTKALYLDTGAFATGVFTVLDLADMQHHAFTRAQAATD, from the coding sequence ATGACCATCAAATTCCCCGCGTTTCCCGCCCCGATCTGTGCCCCTGATCTGCACGGCCATCCGGAATTCCTTCAGATGGTGCTTGACCGCTTCAGAGCGAGACCCATCCTGCTGCTGGGCGACTACGTTGACCGGGGGCCTGACGTGCCAGGCCTGCTGAAGATGCTGAAGCCATTGGTGGAATCCGGACGCGTCACTGCCTTGCTGGGAAATCACGACGACTTTTTTATCCGGATCCTGCTCGACGGGCTGATCGTGACGGGCTGGGACAAGTCGTATCTCAACGCCACCCTCACGCAGTATTCCAGCCACGCCGCAGCGGTCGAGGACGCTCTGTGGATGCGCGACCACCTGATGCAGTGGCACGTCTGGCAGCACGTGTACCTGAGCCACGCCGCCCCCCACAAGGCCTGGAATCCGGACAAAGAGATGCCCGAGCACCTGTGGGGTCGCCCGGGCGACCCGCGCTCTCCCCTGCCCGACGGCTGCACCTTCGCGGTGCATGGCCATACGCCGACCCCACACCTGCGCGAGGACCATCAACCGCTGCCCGTGCTGCTCGATCAGGACGACGGCACCAAAGCGCTGTACCTGGACACCGGGGCCTTCGCCACCGGCGTCTTCACGGTGCTGGATCTCGCGGACATGCAGCACCACGCCTTTACGCGCGCCCAGGCGGCCACCGATTGA
- a CDS encoding fatty acyl-AMP ligase — MSLHQVSIPAPWKTLIDLLEDRAETAPDQGVIYLADGERQEVHLSHYSMQQQAKTLAAHLQQRFQPGDRAVLLFGEGIDIIPAFFGVLYAGMVAVPLIPPRPGQPIDDLVSLMTDAQPSVLLTTTGLSGFLQPLLARDATPPIINIETLDSLENFPWQRPAITSGSLASLLYTSGSTSTPRGVMMTHGHLLHRLAGYAALMERIGSAGMTLNWLPIQHLMGLVASVLQPMYAGIQTVVLPTSKVIEQPLRWLQAMSRFRANSSASPNFALQMCLDRIQPEDRQGLDLSAWQHAFLSSEAIRSETLDQFAQAYAAVGFQRQAYCTVYGLSEGSGTFDLHSQTVRPVMLNVAADALEHGHIVIVPPGQGRVLVGSGQPMSGQEIIIVNPETRQVVQGTQVGEIWIRGPQVADGYWRQPEATAQTFQARLDSGAGPYLRSGDSGFFQDQDLYITGRLKEMLIIHGKNFYAVDLELAAENAHPALLPASSAAFSISVEGEEQLVLIHEIRPENAAIDIAEVASLVRRRIGEHFFLPVHSVVLVEAGSVPRTETGKIRRAYARTLFLAELEAASLRA, encoded by the coding sequence ATGTCCCTTCATCAGGTCTCGATTCCAGCGCCGTGGAAGACCCTCATTGATCTCCTTGAAGACCGCGCTGAAACGGCACCCGATCAAGGCGTGATTTATCTGGCGGATGGTGAGCGCCAGGAAGTTCATCTCAGTCACTACAGCATGCAGCAGCAGGCCAAAACACTCGCCGCGCATCTCCAACAACGTTTCCAGCCCGGCGACCGCGCCGTCCTGCTGTTCGGCGAAGGCATTGACATCATTCCAGCCTTTTTCGGTGTGCTGTACGCTGGCATGGTGGCGGTGCCGCTGATCCCACCTCGCCCCGGCCAGCCCATCGATGATCTTGTCTCGCTGATGACCGATGCCCAGCCCAGCGTGCTTCTCACAACAACCGGACTCAGTGGCTTCCTGCAGCCACTGCTTGCCCGCGATGCAACGCCGCCCATCATCAACATCGAGACGCTCGACTCGCTTGAGAACTTCCCCTGGCAGCGGCCCGCCATCACCAGCGGATCATTGGCGAGTCTGCTTTACACTTCCGGCTCTACCAGCACGCCACGCGGTGTCATGATGACGCATGGGCACCTCCTGCATCGTCTGGCTGGGTATGCAGCGTTAATGGAGCGGATTGGGAGCGCTGGCATGACACTCAACTGGCTCCCCATCCAGCACTTGATGGGGTTGGTGGCGAGTGTGTTGCAGCCCATGTATGCAGGCATTCAAACCGTGGTTTTACCCACTTCAAAAGTGATCGAGCAGCCCCTGCGTTGGCTGCAGGCCATGTCCCGCTTTCGAGCCAATTCCAGCGCCTCCCCGAATTTCGCTTTACAGATGTGTCTCGACCGAATTCAGCCGGAAGATCGCCAAGGATTGGATCTCAGTGCCTGGCAACATGCCTTTCTGAGTTCGGAAGCCATCCGCAGTGAGACACTTGATCAATTCGCGCAGGCGTACGCGGCTGTGGGTTTTCAGCGGCAGGCGTACTGCACCGTCTATGGTCTTTCGGAAGGTTCTGGCACCTTCGACCTCCATTCACAGACAGTCAGACCGGTCATGCTCAACGTCGCCGCTGACGCGCTGGAGCATGGCCATATCGTGATCGTGCCACCTGGCCAGGGCCGTGTCTTGGTTGGGTCTGGGCAGCCTATGTCGGGGCAGGAGATCATCATTGTCAACCCTGAAACCCGTCAGGTGGTTCAGGGGACCCAGGTTGGGGAGATCTGGATCCGAGGCCCACAGGTTGCTGATGGCTACTGGCGCCAACCCGAGGCGACCGCTCAGACGTTTCAAGCGCGGCTTGACAGTGGCGCAGGGCCTTACCTGCGATCGGGCGATTCGGGGTTCTTTCAGGACCAAGACCTGTACATCACTGGACGGCTCAAGGAGATGTTGATTATCCACGGCAAAAACTTTTACGCGGTGGATCTGGAGCTCGCCGCTGAGAACGCCCATCCAGCACTTCTTCCTGCCAGCAGTGCCGCCTTTTCCATTTCCGTCGAGGGTGAAGAGCAATTGGTTCTGATCCACGAAATCCGTCCAGAGAACGCAGCCATTGACATCGCTGAGGTGGCTTCGCTGGTAAGAAGACGAATCGGTGAGCACTTTTTCCTTCCCGTGCATAGTGTCGTTCTGGTCGAGGCTGGAAGTGTCCCGAGAACAGAGACCGGAAAGATTCGGCGTGCCTATGCGCGCACGCTGTTCCTGGCTGAACTGGAAGCTGCATCGCTCCGTGCGTGA
- a CDS encoding phage major capsid protein, which translates to MINKLSKLEAGLYKDAARDGISLSQKLEELARKGEISGDLVNPDACNSRGERVDAFKQLLAAAGIRVKGEFAQTGDAFLADPANRVLFPEFVNRTYRDAETDQANALQISDLVATRIGIDGSAYRTGVITANQEKDLEFGRVSQGAELPVYTVALADNAINLYKYGGILKVSYEAARRMPLPQMTRYITKIARAQGRRKVKQALAAAVNGDGNSNAAPASAATSGTVWTLADLISLQTDGMNVGAQFNILTGDTTEISQILALDVFTSPAATSRGATFRDTGEWPTILGMRPRVALIGSVLEGSKKIMGVETAAGLEEVYENGSELTESDRLIDTQFERVAISENLGYAKPDIQAFRTKAHA; encoded by the coding sequence GTGATCAACAAACTGAGCAAGCTCGAAGCTGGACTGTACAAGGACGCTGCCCGCGACGGGATCAGCCTGAGCCAGAAGCTGGAGGAACTCGCCCGCAAGGGTGAGATCTCCGGTGACCTCGTGAATCCCGACGCCTGCAACAGCCGGGGCGAGCGCGTCGATGCCTTCAAACAGTTGCTGGCCGCCGCTGGCATCCGCGTGAAGGGTGAATTCGCCCAGACGGGTGATGCGTTCCTGGCCGATCCCGCCAATCGCGTGCTGTTCCCGGAATTCGTCAACCGCACGTACCGCGACGCCGAGACCGATCAGGCCAACGCCCTGCAAATCTCCGACCTGGTGGCCACCCGCATCGGCATCGACGGCAGCGCGTACCGCACCGGTGTGATCACCGCGAATCAGGAGAAGGATCTGGAATTCGGGCGGGTCTCTCAGGGGGCGGAACTGCCGGTGTACACCGTGGCGCTGGCCGACAATGCCATCAACCTGTACAAGTACGGCGGCATCCTGAAGGTCAGCTACGAGGCCGCACGGCGCATGCCGCTGCCCCAGATGACCCGCTACATCACCAAGATCGCTCGCGCCCAGGGCCGCCGTAAGGTCAAGCAGGCGCTGGCAGCGGCGGTGAACGGCGACGGCAACAGCAACGCCGCCCCGGCAAGCGCCGCCACGAGCGGCACCGTCTGGACGCTGGCAGACCTGATCAGCCTGCAGACGGACGGGATGAACGTCGGGGCGCAGTTCAATATCCTGACGGGCGACACCACCGAGATCAGCCAGATCCTCGCGCTGGACGTGTTCACCAGCCCGGCGGCCACCTCGCGGGGCGCGACCTTCCGCGACACGGGTGAGTGGCCCACCATTCTGGGCATGCGCCCCCGCGTGGCCCTGATCGGCAGCGTGCTGGAAGGCAGCAAAAAGATCATGGGCGTGGAAACCGCCGCCGGTCTCGAGGAGGTGTACGAGAACGGCAGCGAGCTGACCGAAAGCGACCGCCTGATCGACACCCAGTTCGAGCGCGTGGCGATCAGCGAAAACCTGGGGTACGCCAAGCCGGACATCCAGGCGTTCCGCACCAAGGCCCACGCCTGA
- a CDS encoding DUF4054 domain-containing protein produces MAVLLGVSFQVVATLYPKAPAVSDEDLQSASDWAEREMRRSGWPLPLADTLEYRELQRAISAYALYLATSGDAASGRAKASTQAAVLKSITFGSIKVDRTAANVETIAESLATSSLEWLDIAERHLGRAGLAVVVFAGAAR; encoded by the coding sequence ATGGCGGTGCTGCTCGGTGTCAGTTTCCAGGTGGTGGCGACCCTGTACCCGAAGGCCCCGGCCGTGTCGGACGAGGACCTGCAGAGCGCGTCCGACTGGGCTGAACGGGAAATGCGGCGCTCGGGCTGGCCGCTCCCGTTGGCCGACACGCTGGAGTATCGGGAACTGCAGCGGGCGATCAGTGCGTATGCCCTGTACCTCGCCACCTCGGGCGACGCGGCCAGTGGGCGGGCCAAGGCCAGCACCCAGGCCGCGGTGCTCAAGTCCATCACCTTCGGGTCGATCAAGGTGGACCGGACGGCTGCGAATGTCGAGACCATCGCCGAGAGTCTGGCCACCAGTTCGCTGGAATGGTTGGACATCGCGGAGCGGCATCTGGGCAGGGCCGGTCTGGCCGTCGTCGTGTTCGCAGGAGCGGCGAGATGA
- a CDS encoding phage tail tube protein, with product MPAFVPNTAAVNDGRFGWLALALQTAPNTFVPPTVFLRENGGSGVKPDYLERMDDYFALSRFEAPALAAGYDIKMTWSGELAPAEYSFLMQAIFGAAVTGTITPSSATQWAPYLPLPAICGQWFVPTQGLLQFLDAQLYDLTITIPSDRTKNATYTATAQACTGTFVKIGDTDPGVTPVTPVVPAYGQGLFNGSGVITIGGTAVIPDGDVTIKFMNPVDPLPAVGLTIPGFAPSTNPISMELSTKFNGNQNVILEASRGKGFLTVVYTLNGKAITMNAQVTAFAPPIGPGRVVTDATFRARSATPGAAPFTVAI from the coding sequence ATGCCTGCATTCGTTCCTAATACTGCCGCAGTCAACGACGGGCGCTTCGGCTGGCTCGCTCTGGCGCTGCAGACTGCACCGAATACGTTCGTCCCGCCCACCGTCTTCCTGCGCGAGAACGGTGGCAGTGGCGTCAAGCCGGACTACCTGGAGCGCATGGACGACTACTTCGCCCTCAGCCGCTTCGAAGCGCCCGCCCTGGCGGCCGGGTACGACATCAAGATGACCTGGAGTGGCGAACTGGCTCCAGCGGAATACAGCTTCCTGATGCAGGCGATCTTCGGTGCCGCCGTGACCGGCACCATTACACCGAGCAGCGCGACCCAGTGGGCTCCGTACCTGCCGCTCCCAGCGATTTGTGGGCAGTGGTTCGTCCCGACTCAGGGTCTGCTGCAGTTCCTGGATGCGCAGCTGTATGACCTGACCATCACGATTCCGAGCGACCGCACCAAGAACGCCACCTACACGGCGACCGCGCAGGCCTGCACTGGCACCTTCGTCAAGATCGGGGACACCGACCCCGGCGTCACGCCTGTGACGCCCGTGGTGCCTGCCTACGGACAGGGCCTATTCAACGGCAGCGGCGTGATCACCATCGGCGGGACGGCAGTGATTCCTGACGGCGACGTGACCATCAAGTTCATGAACCCGGTCGATCCGCTGCCCGCCGTGGGCCTGACGATCCCAGGATTTGCGCCCAGCACCAACCCTATTTCGATGGAGCTGAGCACGAAGTTCAACGGCAACCAGAACGTCATTCTGGAAGCCAGCCGGGGCAAGGGCTTCCTGACGGTGGTCTACACGCTGAACGGCAAGGCCATCACCATGAACGCCCAGGTCACGGCCTTCGCGCCCCCCATCGGGCCTGGCCGGGTGGTCACCGACGCGACCTTCCGCGCTCGCAGCGCCACGCCCGGTGCCGCGCCTTTCACCGTAGCAATTTAA